In the genome of Flexistipes sinusarabici DSM 4947, one region contains:
- a CDS encoding GGDEF domain-containing protein — MINKEIPINIIKRYINEFAPVIFIILDSDGKIETINDYTNRLFGKKIIGESFDNLLVQYHQNFSIEDLANSYESECMLNIYTQDKNTQTYQFHFFNYGSKIIVFAHLDVDEIQMLSNEVMSVNQELSNLSRELTKKNVELKKANEKIAELTRTDPLTDLANRRFFNERLGEMVSLSQRKLQPLSLIMTDIDNFKFINDKYGHDAGDKVLKEYAVLMQSFVRTEDLVSRFGGEEFMIILPLTTSEDAYSVAERIRIKLSEKDILKNGVKITASFGVCSLKKEESIESFIKRVDTALYKAKHTGRNKTAISE, encoded by the coding sequence TTGATAAACAAAGAAATACCAATAAATATAATAAAACGCTATATAAATGAATTTGCTCCGGTTATTTTTATTATACTGGATTCTGACGGTAAAATAGAAACAATTAACGATTATACCAACAGATTGTTCGGCAAAAAGATAATCGGGGAAAGTTTTGATAACTTACTGGTACAATACCATCAAAATTTTTCAATAGAAGACTTGGCAAATTCATATGAATCGGAATGTATGCTTAACATCTATACACAGGATAAAAACACACAGACATACCAATTTCATTTTTTTAATTATGGCAGCAAAATAATTGTATTCGCTCATCTGGATGTTGATGAAATTCAAATGCTAAGCAACGAAGTAATGTCCGTCAATCAGGAGTTAAGCAACCTCAGCCGCGAACTGACCAAGAAAAATGTTGAATTGAAAAAAGCCAATGAGAAAATTGCTGAATTGACAAGAACAGACCCATTAACAGACTTGGCAAATAGAAGGTTTTTCAATGAGAGGCTTGGAGAAATGGTGTCTCTCTCGCAGAGAAAGTTGCAGCCTTTATCTTTAATAATGACAGATATAGATAACTTCAAATTTATCAATGACAAATACGGACATGATGCAGGGGATAAAGTCCTCAAAGAATATGCAGTTTTAATGCAAAGCTTTGTACGTACGGAAGATTTGGTATCCCGGTTTGGCGGAGAAGAATTTATGATAATCCTGCCTCTCACCACTTCTGAAGATGCTTATAGTGTTGCAGAGCGAATCAGAATCAAACTATCCGAAAAAGATATCCTGAAAAACGGTGTAAAAATCACAGCAAGCTTTGGTGTATGCTCACTTAAAAAAGAAGAAAGTATTGAATCGTTTATAAAAAGAGTGGATACTGCTCTGTATAAAGCGAAACATACGGGAAGGAACAAAACCGCAATCTCTGAATAA
- a CDS encoding cobalamin B12-binding domain-containing protein encodes MITQELYEKYFQHLLQGNRPACTKIVQNLLDKKVDIKSLYVDLFQKSLYKIGELWEYNKITVAREHMVTALTESLMSMAYPYLFEISTSKEINKKALISCTANEHHQVGGKMVADIFEMQGWDTQFLGANTPADHMLSYIQEVKPEIVGLSLSVYFNLPSLKYEIEAVRTDFSNIDIIVGGQAFKWGGTEILKKYPGISYIQSLDSLEKQIKETS; translated from the coding sequence ATGATAACTCAGGAATTGTATGAAAAATATTTTCAACATCTCCTTCAGGGAAATAGGCCTGCATGTACAAAAATAGTACAAAATCTGCTTGATAAAAAAGTTGATATAAAATCCTTGTACGTTGATTTGTTTCAAAAAAGCCTCTACAAAATCGGTGAACTGTGGGAGTATAACAAAATAACAGTGGCCAGAGAGCATATGGTAACTGCGCTAACAGAAAGTCTAATGAGTATGGCTTATCCATATCTTTTTGAAATCAGTACATCAAAAGAAATAAACAAAAAAGCATTAATATCATGTACTGCAAATGAGCACCATCAGGTGGGCGGCAAAATGGTTGCCGATATTTTTGAAATGCAGGGCTGGGATACACAATTTCTGGGTGCAAACACACCCGCAGACCATATGCTTAGTTACATACAGGAAGTCAAACCGGAGATTGTCGGTTTGTCACTGAGTGTCTATTTTAACTTGCCTTCATTAAAATATGAGATAGAAGCCGTACGAACCGATTTCAGCAATATTGACATAATAGTGGGCGGACAGGCTTTTAAATGGGGCGGGACAGAAATCCTGAAAAAATATCCGGGAATCAGTTATATTCAATCTTTAGATTCCCTAGAAAAACAGATAAAGGAAACCTCTTGA
- a CDS encoding ArsA family ATPase — translation MAKLFLICGKGGVGKTTNASAVALALASKGEKTLLLSTDFTPAIGDVMETDIGSEFTKINDYLTAMEIDRKTITERWISKFGPDFHQILSRLVDIENLDRESENSLLEYISSAPSLREETMLDFIVELSENENYDKIIWDSAPAGETLNLLNMPSLLKKHLKSGTKIYDSLDKLTKFRSGRKSISKIIDEWAELSDYISRYIKENAAFIIVTNPERVVYSRTKDIYHTLIDYRMNVHGCIINKIFRNISDKTFKKQQDKALKDLYNLFHKLPVAELEHSIHNVNTRQNLEKTGQKLIKKLQIS, via the coding sequence ATGGCAAAATTATTTCTAATCTGCGGAAAAGGCGGAGTAGGTAAAACCACAAATGCCTCTGCCGTAGCCCTTGCTCTGGCAAGCAAAGGAGAAAAGACACTTCTTTTGTCCACTGATTTCACACCGGCGATTGGTGATGTAATGGAAACTGATATCGGTTCTGAATTCACTAAAATAAATGATTATCTTACCGCAATGGAAATTGATCGTAAAACAATTACTGAAAGGTGGATAAGCAAATTCGGCCCGGATTTTCACCAGATACTTTCCCGTCTTGTTGATATTGAGAATCTCGACAGGGAATCTGAAAACAGCCTTTTGGAGTATATCAGTTCAGCCCCTTCCCTTCGGGAAGAAACAATGTTGGATTTTATTGTGGAATTGTCTGAAAACGAAAATTACGACAAAATCATCTGGGACTCAGCTCCTGCAGGAGAAACATTAAACCTTTTAAACATGCCTTCACTTTTAAAAAAACACCTGAAATCGGGAACCAAAATTTACGATAGCCTGGACAAACTAACAAAATTCCGATCAGGCAGGAAAAGTATCTCAAAAATTATCGATGAATGGGCAGAATTGTCAGATTATATTTCAAGATATATCAAGGAAAATGCTGCATTTATCATTGTAACAAATCCGGAAAGAGTCGTTTATAGCAGGACAAAAGATATTTACCATACGCTGATTGATTACAGAATGAATGTACATGGTTGTATAATAAACAAAATTTTTAGAAATATTTCCGACAAAACGTTTAAAAAACAACAGGATAAAGCTCTAAAAGACCTTTATAATCTGTTCCATAAACTGCCTGTTGCAGAATTAGAGCACAGTATCCACAATGTAAATACCCGGCAAAACCTTGAAAAAACCGGTCAAAAGCTTATCAAAAAACTTCAGATCAGCTAA
- the msrA gene encoding peptide-methionine (S)-S-oxide reductase MsrA: MKARFVFLMLAGFIIFASNASAEKAILAGGCFWCMEADFEKLEGVSEVVSGFTGGKLKNPTYNGNHGGHVEAVEITYDPSKISYKELLDYFWVNIDPFDAEGQFCDRGPSYRSAIFVQNEKERKIAEKSKKEIQKMFPDKEVVTPIRKASTFYPIKGDESYHQDYYKKSPLSYKFYRWNCGRDQRLEEIWGEKAVH, translated from the coding sequence ATGAAGGCCAGATTTGTATTTTTAATGTTAGCAGGTTTCATAATTTTTGCTTCAAATGCTTCGGCGGAAAAGGCAATATTGGCAGGCGGATGTTTCTGGTGTATGGAAGCTGATTTTGAAAAGCTTGAAGGTGTGAGTGAAGTTGTCTCAGGGTTTACCGGGGGTAAACTGAAAAATCCCACATATAACGGAAACCATGGAGGTCATGTTGAAGCTGTGGAAATAACATATGATCCTTCAAAGATAAGTTATAAAGAGCTTCTTGACTATTTTTGGGTTAATATCGACCCGTTTGATGCAGAAGGGCAGTTTTGTGACAGGGGACCGAGCTATAGAAGTGCTATTTTTGTGCAAAATGAAAAAGAAAGAAAAATCGCTGAAAAGTCCAAAAAAGAGATTCAAAAAATGTTTCCGGACAAAGAAGTTGTCACACCCATTAGAAAGGCGTCTACTTTTTATCCGATAAAAGGTGATGAAAGCTATCATCAGGATTATTATAAAAAAAGCCCGCTCAGTTACAAGTTTTACCGCTGGAACTGCGGACGTGATCAGAGATTGGAAGAAATCTGGGGGGAAAAGGCTGTTCACTGA
- a CDS encoding IS5 family transposase, which yields MRPKKQDSTTQELLEPLLVNIIDMKHPLIQLADKIDWEYFEKEFGSLYHRNDGRPGIPMRMMVGFHYLKYTYNLSDEDVVHGWKENPYWQYFTGEKVFQTKVPINPTSMTRFRNRLKEEDLLKFLEETINTAFRSGYLNKNDVKKVAADTTVQEKNITFPTDIKLFYTMIKYLVKFSKKHEIRLKETHEYSGKKLLMKYSGYVHAKQYKRAGKAVKKMKTKMGKLYRSIERVLPEELRNSDEFQQLKLFYESLWNRSKKSKNKLYSLHSPEVECISKGKSHKRYEFGNKVGFVGTLKKNFILSCKSFHGNPYDGHTLEENLCEAKTLLGSNGTIDTILVDLGYRKHNYRGDAKVHVVPRSMKKFKVNFKRLLKRRSCVEATIGHTKRDNRMDRNYLKGKEGDKANAILAASGHNLRLILAFLLFFLKKFMDNIAKKLANFANEVFLDKKYAKIYV from the coding sequence ATGCGTCCTAAGAAGCAAGATTCGACGACACAAGAGCTTTTAGAACCACTGCTTGTTAACATTATAGATATGAAACATCCATTAATACAATTAGCAGATAAAATAGACTGGGAATATTTTGAGAAAGAATTTGGCAGTCTTTATCACCGTAACGATGGTCGCCCAGGAATTCCAATGCGTATGATGGTTGGGTTTCATTATTTGAAATACACGTACAATTTGAGTGATGAAGACGTGGTGCATGGCTGGAAAGAAAACCCTTACTGGCAGTACTTCACTGGAGAAAAGGTATTCCAGACAAAGGTGCCGATAAATCCAACCAGCATGACAAGATTTCGGAATCGTTTAAAAGAAGAAGATTTGTTGAAGTTTTTAGAGGAGACAATTAACACTGCTTTTCGTAGTGGTTATCTTAATAAGAATGACGTAAAGAAAGTAGCTGCAGATACGACGGTGCAGGAAAAGAACATAACGTTTCCAACGGACATAAAACTTTTTTATACAATGATCAAATATCTTGTGAAATTTTCAAAGAAGCATGAGATAAGGTTAAAGGAGACACATGAATATTCCGGCAAGAAGCTATTGATGAAATATAGTGGCTATGTTCATGCGAAACAGTACAAGAGAGCGGGTAAGGCAGTAAAAAAGATGAAGACAAAGATGGGCAAATTATATCGTTCTATAGAAAGGGTTTTACCTGAGGAATTGAGGAATTCGGATGAGTTTCAACAGCTAAAGTTATTTTACGAGAGTTTGTGGAATCGGAGTAAAAAGAGCAAGAACAAACTTTACAGTCTTCACAGTCCAGAGGTTGAGTGCATTAGCAAGGGCAAGAGCCATAAGAGGTATGAGTTTGGTAACAAAGTAGGTTTTGTTGGTACATTGAAGAAGAATTTTATACTGAGTTGCAAATCATTTCACGGCAATCCTTATGACGGTCATACATTAGAAGAGAATTTATGTGAAGCAAAAACCCTTTTGGGTAGTAACGGTACAATAGATACGATATTGGTAGATTTGGGTTACAGGAAGCACAATTATAGAGGGGATGCAAAAGTCCATGTAGTTCCACGCAGTATGAAGAAATTCAAAGTTAATTTTAAGAGGTTATTGAAAAGACGAAGTTGTGTTGAGGCGACGATAGGTCATACTAAGCGAGATAACCGGATGGACAGAAATTATCTGAAAGGCAAAGAGGGAGATAAAGCTAATGCGATTTTGGCAGCAAGTGGACATAATTTAAGGCTGATACTGGCCTTTCTTTTATTTTTTCTCAAAAAATTTATGGATAATATTGCAAAAAAATTAGCAAATTTTGCAAACGAAGTGTTTCTGGATAAAAAGTATGCCAAAATATATGTATAG